In Candidatus Latescibacter sp., one genomic interval encodes:
- a CDS encoding methyltransferase domain-containing protein — MNDKKVPAQNSNNHLQKAESWASSLWKTALARWPDRIGQDKNYRLHVVHPTLDELLRERFRRGIHILDLGCGDCSLLDDPRFSGRIRPGGSYLGIDISGELIDKASARHKGEGIRFLRGDLADQTLSNRITGVRETWDVVLSVFVIQEVPDLDTFLENLAHIASPGSLVIVVTVHPAFAEWLLDEGRLRIESSLQAGFESEALWRWAGYYPIVDEPMEPFYLPYFHRSVEDYREAFTRTGLKVCDIRNIPDRERDLPRLRELRITPFFQFETNLYWPRIAEEPSALVIAALKEDLRGKDS, encoded by the coding sequence GTGAACGATAAAAAAGTTCCTGCACAAAATTCAAATAATCACCTCCAGAAAGCCGAATCCTGGGCATCCTCACTCTGGAAGACGGCGCTGGCCCGCTGGCCGGACCGTATCGGGCAGGATAAAAATTACCGGTTACACGTGGTTCATCCGACGTTGGATGAACTGTTACGTGAGCGGTTCCGGCGCGGAATTCACATCCTGGACCTCGGTTGCGGCGACTGTTCGCTTTTGGACGATCCTCGGTTCAGCGGCCGGATCAGGCCCGGCGGCTCTTACCTGGGGATCGATATTTCCGGTGAACTCATAGATAAAGCATCCGCCCGGCACAAGGGAGAGGGGATTCGCTTCCTGCGGGGCGACCTGGCCGATCAGACACTTTCGAATAGAATCACCGGAGTCAGAGAGACCTGGGATGTTGTTCTTTCCGTGTTCGTTATCCAGGAAGTTCCCGATCTCGATACTTTTCTTGAAAATCTCGCCCATATCGCCTCTCCGGGCAGCCTAGTGATCGTGGTAACCGTGCACCCGGCATTTGCCGAATGGCTCCTGGATGAAGGCAGACTGCGGATAGAAAGCTCCCTGCAGGCCGGATTCGAAAGCGAGGCGCTCTGGAGGTGGGCGGGGTATTATCCGATTGTGGACGAACCGATGGAACCGTTTTACCTCCCCTATTTCCATCGCAGCGTGGAAGACTACCGCGAGGCGTTCACCCGGACGGGACTGAAAGTCTGCGACATCCGGAACATACCCGATCGTGAGCGTGATCTTCCCCGTCTTCGAGAACTTCGCATCACCCCGTTCTTTCAATTCGAGACAAATCTCTACTGGCCGCGCATCGCTGAAGAACCATCGGCCCTGGTAATTGCCGCCTTAAAGGAGGACCTTCGTGGAAAGGACTCCTGA